Proteins encoded together in one Falco peregrinus isolate bFalPer1 chromosome 2, bFalPer1.pri, whole genome shotgun sequence window:
- the HASPIN gene encoding serine/threonine-protein kinase haspin has translation MPLQPRLLRTYSRRGRLRLLPLPERWLSPLQDRKAIFGSISADSSAASADSGAVSSAVSAHSDDPDFLSPGKCSRQPRGKRPARRWRLRTRGGGAAAEEEEEEEKKENRLGGPPAPARSPSSSPSPSRSPCGAARRRQGPPCGARRPLLCSTPQWPRCRARPRSPSPLGTTPRSGPGLCSPPPWQRPASPESSREEWEQLPAVPSAGGLGRGGEPLPPLGSGEALRVLAQGPCPGPNPPKPAASQPRGAAPGAGGSGPPPCPHLRGVSGEGSPCCHGKNPVRTPLTPVVVLDPQEVLVWLANVKHAGEADAQPACQQPGSPLGCQGVLANKCKSAKAVPGEGSSCKRACISGFSTSRWGKLMRPQPKRHKTKRQPPPNYFFRPQMRQKGMKKGALELSADVRDYDCSLLSSSHSWGRVQASLSFHKKKKVTTNESSCYSILCTPPVKSQVSSHQAVLSAGMPQCCTWSSMSLLAPRYSCSVLEPMLTDAEKVFRECHQEGPIAFEECIFLDKMKGCKKIGEGVFGEVFQIDSERGPVALKIIPIEGTGKVNGEAQKSFGEILPEIIISKELSLLSEESANRTVGFISLYSVHCIQGAYPKYLLEAWDKYHQVTGSENDRPDIFGDKQLFMVLEFEFGGSDLENMRNHFSSVASAKSILHQVTASLAVAEQELHFEHRDLHWGNVLVKKTDVKEVTYVLNGTTHTIPTARIHVNIIDYTLSRLEKDGLTVFCDLSTDEALFQGTGDYQFDIYRQMKAENSGCWTDYHPHSNVLWLHYLSVKLLNDMRYKKKESTPAMRKIKQQLVKFHKEVLTFASASEVLQNSSLFQ, from the coding sequence ATGCCGCTCCAGCCGCGCCTGCTGCGCACCTACTCGCGGCGCGGGCGCCTCCGCCTGCTGCCGCTGCCCGAGCGGTGGCTCTCGCCGCTTCAGGACCGCAAAGCCATCTTCGGCTCCATCTCGGCCGACTCCAGCGCCGCCTCGGCCGACTCCGGCGCCGTCTCCAGCGCCGTCTCCGCCCACTCGGACGACCCCGACTTCTTGTCGCCCGGCAAATGCTCCCGACAGCCGCGGGGTAAGCGTCCCGCCCGGCGCTGGCGCCTGCGGacgcgcggcggcggcgcggcggcggaggaggaggaggaggaggagaagaaggagaacCGGCTGGGAGGGccgcccgcgcccgcccgcTCGCCGTCCTCCTCCCCGTCCCCGTCCCGCTCCCCGTgcggcgccgcccgccgccgccagggGCCGCCCTGCGGGGCGCGGCGCCCCCTGCTGTGCAGCACCCCGCAGTGGCCGCGCtgccgcgcccggccccgctcccccagcccgcTGGGCACCACCCCGCGGAGCGGCCCGGGGCTCTGCTCCCCACCGCCCTGGCAGCGGCCCGCCTCGCCCGAGTCATCCCGGGAAGAGTGGGAGCAGCTCCCGGCCGTGCCCAGCGCGGGCGGcctggggcggggcggggagccgCTCCCGCCGCTGGGGTCCGGCGAGGCCCTAAGGGTGCTGGCACaggggccctgcccggggccgaACCCCCCGAAACCCGCCGCCAGCCAGCCGCGGGGCGCtgcgccgggggccgggggctctGGCCCGCCGCCCTGCCCTCACCTGCGGGGGGTCTCGGGGGAAGGGAGCCCGTGCTGCCACGGAAAAAACCCTGTGCGGACCCCGCTGACACCAGTGGTGGTCTTGGACCCTCAAGAAGTGTTGGTGTGGCTGGCAAACGTGAAACATGCCGGAGAGGCAGACGCCCaacctgcctgccagcagccgGGGTCCCCTTTGGGCTGCCAAGGGGTCTTGGCGAACAAATGTAAAAGCGCCAAAGCTGTTCCTGGGGAGGGCAGTTCCTGCAAGAGAGCCTGCATCAGTGGCTTCAGTACCAGCCGCTGGGGGAAGCTCATGAGGCCCCAGCCAAAAAGGCACAAAACCAAGAGGCAGCCACCACCGAACTACTTTTTCAGACCACAGATGAGGCAAAAAGGAATGAAGAAGGGTGCCCTGGAGCTGTCCGCAGATGTAAGAGACTATGACTGTTCGCTCCTCAGTAGCTCCCATTCCTGGGGTAGAGTGCAAGCATCTCTGTCCTTCcacaagaagaagaaagttaCCACAAACGAGAGTTCCTGCTACAGCATCCTTTGTACCCCTCCTGTGAAATCCCAGGTTTCCAGCCACCAAGCAGTCCTATCTGCTGGCATGCCTCAGTGCTGCACTTGGTCTTCCATGAGCCTCCTAGCTCCCAGGTATTCCTGTTCTGTCCTGGAGCCAATGCTTACGGATGCAGAGAAGGTGTTCAGGGAATGCCACCAGGAGGGGCCTATTGCTTTTGaggaatgcatttttttagATAAGATGAAAGGCTGCAAGAAAATTGGAGAAGGTGTGTTCGGAGAGGTCTTCCAGATTGACAGTGAGAGGGGACCTGTGgccttaaaaataattcccatTGAGGGGACTGGAAAAGTAAATGGCGAAGCTCAAAAGAGCTTTGGAGAGATTCTGCCCGagataataatttcaaaagaactcaGTCTTTTGTCTGAGGAGTCTGCGAATAGGACTGTGGGGTTCATCAGCTTGTACTCTGTGCACTGCATTCAAGGGGCCTATCCTAAGTATCTCCTGGAAGCCTGGGACAAATACCACCAAGTAACGGGCTCAGAAAATGATCGGCCAGACATTTTTGGGGATAAGCAGCTCTTCATGGTTCTGGAGTTCGAATTTGGAGGCAGTGACTTGGAGAATATGAGAAACCACTTCAGTTCAGTGGCATCggcaaaaagcattttgcacCAGGTCACTGCTTCCCTGGCTGTGGCAGAACAAGAACTGCACTTTGAGCACAGAGACTTGCACTGGGGGAATGTGTTGGTGAAGAAAACGGACGTAAAAGAGGTTACTTATGTGTTGAATGGGACAACGCACACGATCCCCACAGCAAGGATTCATGTCAACATCATAGATTACACCTTGTCTCGGCTGGAGAAGGATGGCTTAACTGTGTTTTGTGACCTTTCCACTGATGAAGCATTGTTTCAAGGCACAGGGGACTACCAGTTTGATATCTATAGGCAAATGAAAGCGGAGAACTCTGGCTGCTGGACTGACTATCATCCACACAGCAACGTCCTCTGGTTGCACTACTTGTCAGTTAAACTTTTGAATGACATGAGATACAAGAAAAAGGAATCAACTCCTGccatgagaaaaataaagcagcagcttgttAAGTTCCACAAAGAAGTACTGACCTTTGCGTCTGCCAGTGAAGTTTTACAGAacagcagcctcttccagtga
- the P2RX5 gene encoding P2X purinoceptor 5 isoform X1 has protein sequence MGQVAWKALFLSLFDYKTEKYVIAKNKKVGVLYRVVQLSILAYLVGWVFVVKKGYQDTDTSLQSSVITKLKGVAFTNTSELGERLWDVADYVIPPQVPAHAHSRCDTRRGWTHCWFLLWGENVFFVMTNLIVTPNQRQATCPEVGRTEPLGPQTPTKLGSISIPSALCYKDEDCLAGEAVVAGNGVKTGRCVKDRDSIRGTCEILAWCPVEKRSKPKKPLLASAENFTVYIKNSIHFPKFKFSKMNVLATNNESYLKSCYYSKEHPYCPIFTLGNIVQWAESDFQEMALEGGVIGIQIEWNCDLDKAPSECNPHYSFSRLDNKFAEKSISSGYNFRFAKYYRDAEGVDYRTLIKAYGIRFDVMVNGKAGKFNIIPTIINVGSGLALMGAGAFFCDLVLLYLIKKSNFYRGKKYEEVKSSSRKPLSSPTLNGNQSPDQLGGL, from the exons ATGGGGCAGGTGGCTTGGAAGGCTTTATTTCTATCGCTTTTTGAttacaaaacagagaaatacgTCATTGCGAAGAACAAGAAGGTGGGGGTTCTCTATCGAGTGGTGCAGCTCTCCATCCTGGCATACCTGGTGGG GTGGGTGTTTGTTGTCAAGAAAGGCTATCAGGACACAGACACGTCCCTCCAGAGCTCTGTCATCACCAAGCTGAAAGGGGTAGCCTTCACCAACACCTcggagctgggggagaggctgtgggatgTTGCAGACTACGTCATCCCTCCACAG GTGCCTGCTCACGCACACAGCCGGTGTGACACACGGCGGGGCTGGACACACTGCTGGTTCCTGTTGTGG GGTGAAAATGTCTTCTTTGTCATGACGAATCTGATTGTGACCCCAAACCAGAGGCAAGCCACGTGTCCTGAGGTAGGAAGAACTGAGCCCCTTGGCCCCCAGACCCCTACAAAACTGGGG AGCATCAGCATCCCCAGCGCCCTGTGCTACAAGGACGAGGACTGCCTGGCAGGGGAAGCAGTGGTGGCTGGCAATG gggtTAAAACTGGCCGTTGTGTGAAAGACAGGGACAGCATCAGAGGGACTTGTGAGATACTGGCCTGGTGCCCAGTGGAGAAAAGGTCCAAACCCAA GAAACCGCTTCTCGCCAGTGCAGAAAACTTCACTGTTTACATCAAGAACTCAATCCACTTCCCCAAGTTTAAGTTCTCCAA GATGAACGTGCTGGCCACCAACAATGAGTCCTACCTGAAGAGCTGCTACTACAGCAAGGAGCATCCCTACTGCCCCATCTTCACCCTGGGGAACATCGTGCAGTGGGCTGAGAGCGACTTCCAGGAAATGGCCTTGGAG GGTGGTGTGATAGGAATTCAGATTGAATGGAACTGTGATCTTGATAAAGCCCCTTCTGAATGTAATCCTCACTATTCTTTTAGCCGGCTGGATAACAAGTTTGCAGAAAAGTCCATCTCTTCTGGGTACAACTTCAG GTTCGCCAAATATTACCGGGATGCTGAGGGGGTTGACTACCGGACGCTCATTAAAGCATATGGAATCCGCTTTGATGTGATGGTGAATGGCAAG gcaGGGAAATTTAACATCATTCCCACCATTATCAATGTTGGTTCGGGGCTTGCTCTCATGGGAGCG GGAGCTTTCTTTTGTGACCTGGTGCTGCTGTATCTGATTAAAAAGAGTAACTTTTATCGAGGGAAGAAGTATGAGGAAGTAAA GTCCAGTTCCAGGAAACCGTTATCTAGCCCTACGCTGAACGGGAATCAGAGCCCCGACCAGCTCGGTGGGCTCTAG
- the P2RX5 gene encoding P2X purinoceptor 5 isoform X3 has protein sequence MGQVAWKALFLSLFDYKTEKYVIAKNKKVGVLYRVVQLSILAYLVGWVFVVKKGYQDTDTSLQSSVITKLKGVAFTNTSELGERLWDVADYVIPPQGENVFFVMTNLIVTPNQRQATCPEVGRTEPLGPQTPTKLGSISIPSALCYKDEDCLAGEAVVAGNGVKTGRCVKDRDSIRGTCEILAWCPVEKRSKPKKPLLASAENFTVYIKNSIHFPKFKFSKMNVLATNNESYLKSCYYSKEHPYCPIFTLGNIVQWAESDFQEMALEGGVIGIQIEWNCDLDKAPSECNPHYSFSRLDNKFAEKSISSGYNFRFAKYYRDAEGVDYRTLIKAYGIRFDVMVNGKAGKFNIIPTIINVGSGLALMGAGAFFCDLVLLYLIKKSNFYRGKKYEEVKSSSRKPLSSPTLNGNQSPDQLGGL, from the exons ATGGGGCAGGTGGCTTGGAAGGCTTTATTTCTATCGCTTTTTGAttacaaaacagagaaatacgTCATTGCGAAGAACAAGAAGGTGGGGGTTCTCTATCGAGTGGTGCAGCTCTCCATCCTGGCATACCTGGTGGG GTGGGTGTTTGTTGTCAAGAAAGGCTATCAGGACACAGACACGTCCCTCCAGAGCTCTGTCATCACCAAGCTGAAAGGGGTAGCCTTCACCAACACCTcggagctgggggagaggctgtgggatgTTGCAGACTACGTCATCCCTCCACAG GGTGAAAATGTCTTCTTTGTCATGACGAATCTGATTGTGACCCCAAACCAGAGGCAAGCCACGTGTCCTGAGGTAGGAAGAACTGAGCCCCTTGGCCCCCAGACCCCTACAAAACTGGGG AGCATCAGCATCCCCAGCGCCCTGTGCTACAAGGACGAGGACTGCCTGGCAGGGGAAGCAGTGGTGGCTGGCAATG gggtTAAAACTGGCCGTTGTGTGAAAGACAGGGACAGCATCAGAGGGACTTGTGAGATACTGGCCTGGTGCCCAGTGGAGAAAAGGTCCAAACCCAA GAAACCGCTTCTCGCCAGTGCAGAAAACTTCACTGTTTACATCAAGAACTCAATCCACTTCCCCAAGTTTAAGTTCTCCAA GATGAACGTGCTGGCCACCAACAATGAGTCCTACCTGAAGAGCTGCTACTACAGCAAGGAGCATCCCTACTGCCCCATCTTCACCCTGGGGAACATCGTGCAGTGGGCTGAGAGCGACTTCCAGGAAATGGCCTTGGAG GGTGGTGTGATAGGAATTCAGATTGAATGGAACTGTGATCTTGATAAAGCCCCTTCTGAATGTAATCCTCACTATTCTTTTAGCCGGCTGGATAACAAGTTTGCAGAAAAGTCCATCTCTTCTGGGTACAACTTCAG GTTCGCCAAATATTACCGGGATGCTGAGGGGGTTGACTACCGGACGCTCATTAAAGCATATGGAATCCGCTTTGATGTGATGGTGAATGGCAAG gcaGGGAAATTTAACATCATTCCCACCATTATCAATGTTGGTTCGGGGCTTGCTCTCATGGGAGCG GGAGCTTTCTTTTGTGACCTGGTGCTGCTGTATCTGATTAAAAAGAGTAACTTTTATCGAGGGAAGAAGTATGAGGAAGTAAA GTCCAGTTCCAGGAAACCGTTATCTAGCCCTACGCTGAACGGGAATCAGAGCCCCGACCAGCTCGGTGGGCTCTAG
- the P2RX5 gene encoding P2X purinoceptor 5 isoform X4, with translation MGQVAWKALFLSLFDYKTEKYVIAKNKKVGVLYRVVQLSILAYLVGWVFVVKKGYQDTDTSLQSSVITKLKGVAFTNTSELGERLWDVADYVIPPQGENVFFVMTNLIVTPNQRQATCPESISIPSALCYKDEDCLAGEAVVAGNGVKTGRCVKDRDSIRGTCEILAWCPVEKRSKPKKPLLASAENFTVYIKNSIHFPKFKFSKMNVLATNNESYLKSCYYSKEHPYCPIFTLGNIVQWAESDFQEMALEGGVIGIQIEWNCDLDKAPSECNPHYSFSRLDNKFAEKSISSGYNFRFAKYYRDAEGVDYRTLIKAYGIRFDVMVNGKAGKFNIIPTIINVGSGLALMGAGAFFCDLVLLYLIKKSNFYRGKKYEEVKSSSRKPLSSPTLNGNQSPDQLGGL, from the exons ATGGGGCAGGTGGCTTGGAAGGCTTTATTTCTATCGCTTTTTGAttacaaaacagagaaatacgTCATTGCGAAGAACAAGAAGGTGGGGGTTCTCTATCGAGTGGTGCAGCTCTCCATCCTGGCATACCTGGTGGG GTGGGTGTTTGTTGTCAAGAAAGGCTATCAGGACACAGACACGTCCCTCCAGAGCTCTGTCATCACCAAGCTGAAAGGGGTAGCCTTCACCAACACCTcggagctgggggagaggctgtgggatgTTGCAGACTACGTCATCCCTCCACAG GGTGAAAATGTCTTCTTTGTCATGACGAATCTGATTGTGACCCCAAACCAGAGGCAAGCCACGTGTCCTGAG AGCATCAGCATCCCCAGCGCCCTGTGCTACAAGGACGAGGACTGCCTGGCAGGGGAAGCAGTGGTGGCTGGCAATG gggtTAAAACTGGCCGTTGTGTGAAAGACAGGGACAGCATCAGAGGGACTTGTGAGATACTGGCCTGGTGCCCAGTGGAGAAAAGGTCCAAACCCAA GAAACCGCTTCTCGCCAGTGCAGAAAACTTCACTGTTTACATCAAGAACTCAATCCACTTCCCCAAGTTTAAGTTCTCCAA GATGAACGTGCTGGCCACCAACAATGAGTCCTACCTGAAGAGCTGCTACTACAGCAAGGAGCATCCCTACTGCCCCATCTTCACCCTGGGGAACATCGTGCAGTGGGCTGAGAGCGACTTCCAGGAAATGGCCTTGGAG GGTGGTGTGATAGGAATTCAGATTGAATGGAACTGTGATCTTGATAAAGCCCCTTCTGAATGTAATCCTCACTATTCTTTTAGCCGGCTGGATAACAAGTTTGCAGAAAAGTCCATCTCTTCTGGGTACAACTTCAG GTTCGCCAAATATTACCGGGATGCTGAGGGGGTTGACTACCGGACGCTCATTAAAGCATATGGAATCCGCTTTGATGTGATGGTGAATGGCAAG gcaGGGAAATTTAACATCATTCCCACCATTATCAATGTTGGTTCGGGGCTTGCTCTCATGGGAGCG GGAGCTTTCTTTTGTGACCTGGTGCTGCTGTATCTGATTAAAAAGAGTAACTTTTATCGAGGGAAGAAGTATGAGGAAGTAAA GTCCAGTTCCAGGAAACCGTTATCTAGCCCTACGCTGAACGGGAATCAGAGCCCCGACCAGCTCGGTGGGCTCTAG
- the P2RX5 gene encoding P2X purinoceptor 5 isoform X2: MGQVAWKALFLSLFDYKTEKYVIAKNKKVGVLYRVVQLSILAYLVGWVFVVKKGYQDTDTSLQSSVITKLKGVAFTNTSELGERLWDVADYVIPPQVPAHAHSRCDTRRGWTHCWFLLWGENVFFVMTNLIVTPNQRQATCPESISIPSALCYKDEDCLAGEAVVAGNGVKTGRCVKDRDSIRGTCEILAWCPVEKRSKPKKPLLASAENFTVYIKNSIHFPKFKFSKMNVLATNNESYLKSCYYSKEHPYCPIFTLGNIVQWAESDFQEMALEGGVIGIQIEWNCDLDKAPSECNPHYSFSRLDNKFAEKSISSGYNFRFAKYYRDAEGVDYRTLIKAYGIRFDVMVNGKAGKFNIIPTIINVGSGLALMGAGAFFCDLVLLYLIKKSNFYRGKKYEEVKSSSRKPLSSPTLNGNQSPDQLGGL, translated from the exons ATGGGGCAGGTGGCTTGGAAGGCTTTATTTCTATCGCTTTTTGAttacaaaacagagaaatacgTCATTGCGAAGAACAAGAAGGTGGGGGTTCTCTATCGAGTGGTGCAGCTCTCCATCCTGGCATACCTGGTGGG GTGGGTGTTTGTTGTCAAGAAAGGCTATCAGGACACAGACACGTCCCTCCAGAGCTCTGTCATCACCAAGCTGAAAGGGGTAGCCTTCACCAACACCTcggagctgggggagaggctgtgggatgTTGCAGACTACGTCATCCCTCCACAG GTGCCTGCTCACGCACACAGCCGGTGTGACACACGGCGGGGCTGGACACACTGCTGGTTCCTGTTGTGG GGTGAAAATGTCTTCTTTGTCATGACGAATCTGATTGTGACCCCAAACCAGAGGCAAGCCACGTGTCCTGAG AGCATCAGCATCCCCAGCGCCCTGTGCTACAAGGACGAGGACTGCCTGGCAGGGGAAGCAGTGGTGGCTGGCAATG gggtTAAAACTGGCCGTTGTGTGAAAGACAGGGACAGCATCAGAGGGACTTGTGAGATACTGGCCTGGTGCCCAGTGGAGAAAAGGTCCAAACCCAA GAAACCGCTTCTCGCCAGTGCAGAAAACTTCACTGTTTACATCAAGAACTCAATCCACTTCCCCAAGTTTAAGTTCTCCAA GATGAACGTGCTGGCCACCAACAATGAGTCCTACCTGAAGAGCTGCTACTACAGCAAGGAGCATCCCTACTGCCCCATCTTCACCCTGGGGAACATCGTGCAGTGGGCTGAGAGCGACTTCCAGGAAATGGCCTTGGAG GGTGGTGTGATAGGAATTCAGATTGAATGGAACTGTGATCTTGATAAAGCCCCTTCTGAATGTAATCCTCACTATTCTTTTAGCCGGCTGGATAACAAGTTTGCAGAAAAGTCCATCTCTTCTGGGTACAACTTCAG GTTCGCCAAATATTACCGGGATGCTGAGGGGGTTGACTACCGGACGCTCATTAAAGCATATGGAATCCGCTTTGATGTGATGGTGAATGGCAAG gcaGGGAAATTTAACATCATTCCCACCATTATCAATGTTGGTTCGGGGCTTGCTCTCATGGGAGCG GGAGCTTTCTTTTGTGACCTGGTGCTGCTGTATCTGATTAAAAAGAGTAACTTTTATCGAGGGAAGAAGTATGAGGAAGTAAA GTCCAGTTCCAGGAAACCGTTATCTAGCCCTACGCTGAACGGGAATCAGAGCCCCGACCAGCTCGGTGGGCTCTAG
- the P2RX5 gene encoding P2X purinoceptor 5 isoform X6, with protein sequence MGENVFFVMTNLIVTPNQRQATCPEVGRTEPLGPQTPTKLGSISIPSALCYKDEDCLAGEAVVAGNGVKTGRCVKDRDSIRGTCEILAWCPVEKRSKPKKPLLASAENFTVYIKNSIHFPKFKFSKMNVLATNNESYLKSCYYSKEHPYCPIFTLGNIVQWAESDFQEMALEGGVIGIQIEWNCDLDKAPSECNPHYSFSRLDNKFAEKSISSGYNFRFAKYYRDAEGVDYRTLIKAYGIRFDVMVNGKAGKFNIIPTIINVGSGLALMGAGAFFCDLVLLYLIKKSNFYRGKKYEEVKSSSRKPLSSPTLNGNQSPDQLGGL encoded by the exons ATG GGTGAAAATGTCTTCTTTGTCATGACGAATCTGATTGTGACCCCAAACCAGAGGCAAGCCACGTGTCCTGAGGTAGGAAGAACTGAGCCCCTTGGCCCCCAGACCCCTACAAAACTGGGG AGCATCAGCATCCCCAGCGCCCTGTGCTACAAGGACGAGGACTGCCTGGCAGGGGAAGCAGTGGTGGCTGGCAATG gggtTAAAACTGGCCGTTGTGTGAAAGACAGGGACAGCATCAGAGGGACTTGTGAGATACTGGCCTGGTGCCCAGTGGAGAAAAGGTCCAAACCCAA GAAACCGCTTCTCGCCAGTGCAGAAAACTTCACTGTTTACATCAAGAACTCAATCCACTTCCCCAAGTTTAAGTTCTCCAA GATGAACGTGCTGGCCACCAACAATGAGTCCTACCTGAAGAGCTGCTACTACAGCAAGGAGCATCCCTACTGCCCCATCTTCACCCTGGGGAACATCGTGCAGTGGGCTGAGAGCGACTTCCAGGAAATGGCCTTGGAG GGTGGTGTGATAGGAATTCAGATTGAATGGAACTGTGATCTTGATAAAGCCCCTTCTGAATGTAATCCTCACTATTCTTTTAGCCGGCTGGATAACAAGTTTGCAGAAAAGTCCATCTCTTCTGGGTACAACTTCAG GTTCGCCAAATATTACCGGGATGCTGAGGGGGTTGACTACCGGACGCTCATTAAAGCATATGGAATCCGCTTTGATGTGATGGTGAATGGCAAG gcaGGGAAATTTAACATCATTCCCACCATTATCAATGTTGGTTCGGGGCTTGCTCTCATGGGAGCG GGAGCTTTCTTTTGTGACCTGGTGCTGCTGTATCTGATTAAAAAGAGTAACTTTTATCGAGGGAAGAAGTATGAGGAAGTAAA GTCCAGTTCCAGGAAACCGTTATCTAGCCCTACGCTGAACGGGAATCAGAGCCCCGACCAGCTCGGTGGGCTCTAG
- the P2RX5 gene encoding P2X purinoceptor 5 isoform X5: MGWSLGEDAGYPGSVVSMQQKLIFHIAGRRAQRAGSGHGCPLVAALAGRAAERGVTWGSESLQLNSKVGLSLQVKYCGLLPVFEHQHPQRPVLQGRGLPGRGSSGGWQWKPLLASAENFTVYIKNSIHFPKFKFSKMNVLATNNESYLKSCYYSKEHPYCPIFTLGNIVQWAESDFQEMALEGGVIGIQIEWNCDLDKAPSECNPHYSFSRLDNKFAEKSISSGYNFRFAKYYRDAEGVDYRTLIKAYGIRFDVMVNGKAGKFNIIPTIINVGSGLALMGAGAFFCDLVLLYLIKKSNFYRGKKYEEVKSSSRKPLSSPTLNGNQSPDQLGGL, translated from the exons ATGGGATGGAGCCTGGGGGAGGACGCTGGCTATCCAGGCAGTGTTGTCTCCAtgcagcagaaattaattttccatataGCCGGGCGGCGAGCGCAGCGTGCTGGTTCAGGACACGGCTGTCCTCTAGTGGCTGCGTTAGCCGGCCGTGCAGCCGAGAGGGGGGTAACCTGGGGCTCGGAGAGCTTGCAGCTGAACTCAAAGGTGGGGTTATCTCTTCAGGTGAAGTACTGTGGACTCCTGCCTGTTTTCG AGCATCAGCATCCCCAGCGCCCTGTGCTACAAGGACGAGGACTGCCTGGCAGGGGAAGCAGTGGTGGCTGGCAATG GAAACCGCTTCTCGCCAGTGCAGAAAACTTCACTGTTTACATCAAGAACTCAATCCACTTCCCCAAGTTTAAGTTCTCCAA GATGAACGTGCTGGCCACCAACAATGAGTCCTACCTGAAGAGCTGCTACTACAGCAAGGAGCATCCCTACTGCCCCATCTTCACCCTGGGGAACATCGTGCAGTGGGCTGAGAGCGACTTCCAGGAAATGGCCTTGGAG GGTGGTGTGATAGGAATTCAGATTGAATGGAACTGTGATCTTGATAAAGCCCCTTCTGAATGTAATCCTCACTATTCTTTTAGCCGGCTGGATAACAAGTTTGCAGAAAAGTCCATCTCTTCTGGGTACAACTTCAG GTTCGCCAAATATTACCGGGATGCTGAGGGGGTTGACTACCGGACGCTCATTAAAGCATATGGAATCCGCTTTGATGTGATGGTGAATGGCAAG gcaGGGAAATTTAACATCATTCCCACCATTATCAATGTTGGTTCGGGGCTTGCTCTCATGGGAGCG GGAGCTTTCTTTTGTGACCTGGTGCTGCTGTATCTGATTAAAAAGAGTAACTTTTATCGAGGGAAGAAGTATGAGGAAGTAAA GTCCAGTTCCAGGAAACCGTTATCTAGCCCTACGCTGAACGGGAATCAGAGCCCCGACCAGCTCGGTGGGCTCTAG
- the EMC6 gene encoding ER membrane protein complex subunit 6, translating to MAAVVAKREGPQFISEAAVRGNAAILDYCRTSVSALSGATAGILGLTGLHGFIFYFLASVLLSVLLVLKAGRRWNKYFKSRRPLFTGGLIGGLFTYVLFWTFLYGMVHVY from the coding sequence ATGGCCGCCGTGGTGGCCAAGCGCGAGGGGCCGCAGTTCATCAGCGAGGCGGCGGTGCGGGGGAACGCCGCCATCCTGGACTACTGCAGGACGTCGGTCTCGGCCCTGTCGGGCGCCACGGCGGGGATCCTCGGCCTGACGGGCCTGCACGGCTTCATCTTCTACTTCCTGGCATCCGTCCTCCTCTCCGTGCTCCTGGTGCTGAAAGCCGGCCGGCGGTGGAACAAGTACTTTAAATCCCGACGGCCGCTTTTCACGGGGGGGCTTATAGGGGGGCTCTTCACCTACGTCCTGTTCTGGACTTTCCTGTACGGCATGGTTCACGTCTACTAA
- the TAX1BP3 gene encoding tax1-binding protein 3 translates to MSYVPGQPVTAVVQRIEIHKLRQGDNLILGFSIGGGIDQDPTQNPFSEDKTDKGIYVTRVTEGGPAEVAGLQIGDKIMQVNGWDMTMVTHDQARKRLTKRNEEVVRLLVTRQSLQKAVQQSMMS, encoded by the exons ATGTCGTACGTGCCGGGGCAGCCGGTCACCGCCGTGGTG caaagaaTTGAAATACACAAGCTTCGACAAGGTGACAATTTGATTCTGGGATTCAGCATCGGAGGCGGCATTGATCAGGATCCGACTCAGAACCCTTTCTCTGAAGACAAGACCGACAAG ggtaTCTATGTCACAAGGGTGACAGAAGGAGGCCCAGCAGAAGTTGCAGGACTGCAGATTGGAGACAAAATCATGCAG GTGAACGGCTGGGATATGACAATGGTGACCCATGACCAAGCTAGGAAGAGGCTGACAAAAAGGAATGAAGAAGTGGTACGGCTGCTGGTGACCCGGCAATCTCTGCAGAAGGCTGTGCAACAATCCATGATGTCCTAA